In one window of Oryza sativa Japonica Group chromosome 9, ASM3414082v1 DNA:
- the LOC107278761 gene encoding uncharacterized protein: protein MAARTSANFSSCFTFLKEALVLPTQNPKLFTPVFLLIALPSFLVLSTNVLFVQPLSMDMAELAIKLQTTDPSSAEYRMILEELKHDVTQLILVVVAVELVALVLGFVNQCVGFFAASSTYSGDRYSLPELLRKAMKGNLKGPLITIAMVTVLRVTYMALLGVLIYSVMQVQRHYLIKVLSVQVLLFVLCFLAFLYFNVVGMVSVAVSVGDTERRGIRALRQAWRLMTRVRRKEGLVLVVAICLLSIAVSPVNLVAAAYTKNMVLGLCLLVVYALLSGAEQLFYFAAATVYYCQAMDSKGEAMDYAYAKIPTGEANC from the coding sequence ATGGCAGCCAGAACAAGCGCTAACTTCTCATCATGCTTTACCTTCCTGAAGGAAGCCCTAGTCCTCCCAACTCAGAACCCCAAGCTCTTCACACCTGTCTTCCTCCTGATCGCGCTTCCTAGCTTCCTTGTCCTCTCTACCAATGTCCTATTCGTCCAGCCACTCTCCATGGACATGGCCGAACTTGCAATCAAGCTCCAGACCACCGACCCTTCCAGCGCCGAGTACCGCATGATCCTGGAGGAGCTGAAACATGACGTTACACAgctcatcctcgtcgtcgtcgccgtcgagctcgtcgcTTTGGTGCTTGGCTTCGTCAATCAGTGCGTCGGCTTCTTCGCGGCCTCCTCCACCTACTCCGGCGACCGCTACTCGCTCCCGGAGCTCCTCCGCAAGGCGATGAAGGGGAATCTCAAGGGTCCTCTCATAACCATCGCCATGGTCACCGTACTCCGGGTCACATACATGGCGCTCCTCGGTGTTCTAATCTATTCCGTCATGCAAGTGCAACGGCACTACTTGATCAAGGTGCTCTCCGTGCAAGTCCTCCTCTTCGTCCTCTGTTTCCTCGCCTTCCTCTACTTCAACGTCGTTGGCATGGTGAGCGTCGCCGTGTCGGTGGGCGACACGGAGCGCCGCGGGATCCGGGCGCTCCGGCAGGCGTGGCGGCTGATGACGCGggtgaggaggaaggagggccTCGTGCTGGTGGTGGCCATCTGCCTCTTGTCGATAGCTGTCAGCCCGGTGAACCTGGTCGCTGCTGCGTACACGAAGAACATGGTACTGGGGCTATGCCTCTTGGTCGTCTATGCTCTGCTGTCTGGTGCAGAGCAGCTGTTCTACTTTGCAGCAGCCACGGTGTACTACTGCCAAGCAATGGACAGCAAGGGAGAGGCCATGGATTATGCATACGCCAAGATCCCTACCGGTGAAGCAAATTGCTAA